Within Chlamydia pneumoniae TW-183, the genomic segment CATGCATTAATTGACTCATTTGCATAGAGGAAGAAAGAGCATTTCCTGCAAATGATGCAACACGCGCTCCCTGAGTTTTCACTACGTTCATACCTCTGGAGACTTTTTCAGACCAGTTAGGTTTATTTAAGACTTCGCCAAAGAGTCCTCCTGAAGCTTTCGAAGCTCCATCAGAGGCCATTTTTGAAGCTGCTGCGGCCATATCATCGGTTAGGTTCGCTGCAGCTTTGGTGGCTGCTGATCCCGCAGAACTCGCTGCTGTTGTTGCCGCCTTGGCAGTCGAAGCCATAGTCTGTTGAACAGAAGAACTTGCAGAAGTTAAAGCTTTGGAAGCAGCACCTCCAGCAGCTGAGGCACCTGTTTCTTTGGCAAAGGAAGCAGATTTTAAAGCCGAGGTAGCTCCTTTTGCAGCAGAGAAAATACCCGCTCCTACAGAAACTGTAAATCCTACAATGTTTACAATACCACTAATCAAGGACTGTTTTGCCTGTGCTTCTGTAGCTGATGCTTGATGGTTCGCTTGCCTTTTAATAGCTTCTCCAATAGCAGGAGCGGATTCGACTTGTGACCGGATCGCTTGGTTTTGTGATTGGAATGAAGCTTTCCAAGACTCTCCGGCAGCATTGGCCATCAAGGTCATAACTAAACCGAGGAGTGCTAACGTACCCATGCCTTTTTTAAGTACAATACCATTGATGGTCTGTGCCTCAGGAGTAGGAAGGCTGGGTGAGTCATAATTATTTTGTCTTAATCCCTTAGGACCTTGTACGGCTTGTGCCGTTGCAGTTTCACTTGCGCTTGCTACCGAAGTTGAGGATTTAGATTTCCCAGATTTTTCGCTTTTTTCTCCCTTACTACTTTTAGTAGTTGAAGATGTAGCTTCTTTTTTTCCTGTACTTTGCGCTGAAGCGTCTTGAATGAGATCCTCAAAGCCTCCAGCAGCGACTTCTGCTTGAGCCCCTTGCTTTGTTACATTCTTAGTATCGTGACCGCTCTGAGCATTTCCTGCTTTTTGAGAGGATTGTGCCAATTGCGCAGCCAATGTGGGATCCTGACTTGAACTTCCACTAACTCCTGATGTCATAGCAATACATGCTCCTTTAAAAATTATTGGTTTTATGCTGCGCCAGCGATGGCTCCGCTGATTGCGGCATACGCTTTAAGGATTTGAGCGCCCAGCTTGGTAGCTTTTTGAGTCATTTCATTAGACTCGCCTGTTTGTTTTGAGGCAATTTTACTTGCCTGTTGCCAAAATTGAGTGAACATAGAAATCATATCAGCCGCAGCCTGCAGTTTTCCGACTTCTTTCTGAAATTGAGCGACGTTTTGTTGCATCTCCGAGAGCTGCATTTGCATAATCCCTTTACCGAGAGCAGGCGCCGCAACTACAACCCCAACCCCAACCGTGACCCATTTACTGGTAAGAGACGAGATGACTTTCGAGAGCTTGGGGAAGTTCTTCGCAATCATTTGAGTTCCCTTAGCGAAAACCTTAGAGATTCCTTTAGAAATGGCTTTGGCAATCGCTTTGACTAAAGTTTTGATAAATGCTTTTATTCCAGATTTGACAGCCGCTTTTATAGCCGCGGTGATCGCTTGTCTGACAGCTGTGATAACAGCTTGTTTCACCGCTTGGACAACAGCTTGAACTGTAATTTGTGTTGCTACCGTGGTTGCGGCAGCAGCTCCTGCTGCACCTCCAGCTGCCGCTGCACCTACAGCAGCTCCCGCAGCGAGTCCAGCGAGTCCAGCTCCGCATGTAAAAATAGCAGCAACAATAGAAATAACTGTAATGGCAACAGAAACCGCGATCATCACAGTATTGACAGTATCCATTGTTCCTTCGAGATCTTTAGACTTCTGTTCGGCAGCCTTCATCTCTTGGTATTCTTCTCGTTCTTTATCGATTTTTATCGCTTGCTTTTCTAGACCTAGTTTATTTGTTTGGTCTGCTTGTGCTTGTGTACTTGCATAGTTAGATAAGGCAGATTTTGTGGCTTCTCCCAATGTCTGAATTGCTTTAGCAAGCGCGAGTCCGATTTCGATAACCTCTGATCTTGGTGTCACCCCGGGCTTGGGGAGCTCAGGTGTTTCCAATTTTGCGGAACCCGAACTTTTCCCTGAGAGGGCAGCAACAACAACCGCTTCGACTTCTTTCATTTGCGCGGCACTGAGGCTTTGAAGTGACTCTAAGGTAGACTCCATACTTTTGCTCGCCTCTTCAATAGAGGTCTGCATAGCAATTTTTGTTGCAGTATTTGATGCTGTAGTAGCAGCCGCTCCTGATACTCCAGTATCAGCACCTGCCTTTTGACTTTCTGAGGATTCTTTCCCAGCAGCAACTCCCTGTTGTGGAGCTGTTTCTGTTTTTGTAGTCGAGGAAGTTTTGTCTTTTCCAGAAGCACCAGCAATAGTGGCATCGCTTTCCATCTCAGTGTTTTTACCCTGACGTGTTTGCTGTATTTGCTTCGTTTCGTTGCCAGACAGCTTATCTTGTTGGGGCACGCCCTGGGGTGTCGATGTCAGAACTTGAGACATGATATTTTTTTGATTGTCAGGTCCTGAAGAAGATGAAATAGACATGTTTGTATCCTAAGGGGTTTGATTCTGCAAAGGGCTTTACTCAGCGCCTTTAACCATTTGTTTATTAACTACAGTGGTTAGGTTTTTTAATCCGTGTACTACTGAAGATAACTCCTTTGCGAAGTTGGCATCTTCTTGGGCAGAAGGGAATAATCCTTGAGTTAACTCTTCGAGATGTAAAGATTCTAGAGTTCCAGAAAGAGCCGCGATGATGCTATTAATCTGATTCTTGTCAGTAAGACTGGCAAATGTCTGAGCTAAGGGAAGCTCTTTATATAGATCAGATACCGCAAGTTCTAACTGCTGGATAGCAGCTTCTTGAGATTCTTCTGGTACGCGCTTTACAGGAGCTGCCTTAGACTGAACTGCCTTTTTTGTTTTCTTGGGCTTTTTATTCATGATTTCTCCTTAGAATCTTACTAACGTTTCTTTCCGCTTTTCTTATTTGTAGTTGTTTTGCTTTTTCCCGCAGGTTTTTTTGTCGGTGCTTTCTTAGTTTCTCCAGCCATCTGCTTCTCAATAGACTGTTTCATAATTTGGCAACGTTCTTTTAAGATTTTGAATTCTGGGTTATTCCCACAGATATCCATGGTGACGTCTAAGAAATTGTTAGATTCTTCGGGTTGCTGTAGCTTCAATAAGCTATCAGCAATGTAGTAAGGAGGAATTGGGTTGTCAGGTTGAGCATCGAAAGCAAGGAAAAATCCAAAAGCCGCTTCATTATATAAATGCAATTGGTGGTAGCAGGAGCTTAACCCTAACATATACTTGTAGTTCTGAGGTTGTGCTGCTGCCAATAACTGGAAGAGTCCTACAGCTTCGTTGTACTTCCCTTGAGAATAGAATGTATAAGCTACAGTATAGATCTCCTCTAAGAGATAGTCCGAGAGACCTAGAATCTGTTGTAGGTCTAGTCCATTGCTAAGACCTTCGAAGATATTGCCTAAAGCTTTTTTAATTTCTTCTTCCGTAGGTACGGGATGGACTTGTTCTAAGTCATCAGCCTTTGCTTTCTTTTGAGCAGCCAGCTCTGCTAGACGGCTTCGCGTTTTTTTATTGAAAGAGGCTGAAGGTTTTTGAGGTTGATTGGCATTACGAGGAGAGGGCTTGCTCATCGATCTAATTCCTAAAATAAAATTATTTTGTATTTATGAATCAATTTTAAAATTAATCTTTTTCTAAAAACAAGCCTATTGATAATAATATTTTTATTATTTTAATTAATCTTTTTCTAACCCGTTCATTTTTAAGGAAAAATGGAAATTAGACGGAAGCTTTCTTGACATTAGCTTTAGGGTATTTTAATTTGCTGGCTCGGAAATTTAACGAAGGCACCTATGTCTACAAGAAGGCCTATTCAGTTACTTGATCCCCTGACCATCAATCAAATTGCTGCTGGTGAGGTCATTGAAAACTCCGTTTCTGTTGTTAAAGAACTGATTGAGAATTCCTTAGATGCTGGCGCCGATGAAATAGAAATCGAAACTTTAGGAGGGGGACAAGGCGCAATCATTATCAGAGATAATGGTTGTGGCTTCAGAGCCGAAGACATCCCCATTGCCCTCCAACGTCACGCCACTTCAAAAATAAGAGAATTCTCTGATATTTTTTCTTTAAATAGCTTTGGCTTTCGAGGCGAGGCTCTACCCTCCATTGCCTCGATTTCTAAAATGGAAATACAATCTTCCATTGAGGGGGACGAGGGTGTACGTACCGTAATTCATGGGGGAGACATCGTTTCTTGTGAGCCCTGTGCTCGGCAACTAGGAACCACAGTGATTGTGAACTCCCTGTTTTATAATGTTCCTGTGCGTCGTGGATTCCAAAAGAGCATGCAATCGGATCGCTTAGGGATTCGCAAGCTGATAGAAAATCGGATTTTATCCACAGCAAACATAGGGTGGTCCTGGATTAGCGAGGGACATCATGAAATTCAGATTGCTAAGCAGCAAGGATTTCAAGAAAGAGTCGCCTATGTGATGGGAGACCACTTCATGCAGGATGCCCTCACCATAGATAAAGAGGCAAATGGTGTCCGTATTGTAGGGGTGTTAGGGTCTCCCAGCTTCCACCGTCCCACACGTCAAGGACAGAAAATCTTTATTAACGATCGCCCTATAGAGTCTTTATTTATTTCTAAGAAGGTTGGGGACGCCTATGCCTTGCTTCTGCCTCTACACAGGTATCCTGTTTTTGTGCTGAAGCTCTATCTTCCTTCGTCATGGTGTGATTTTAATGTCCACCCACAAAAAATAGAGGCTCGAATTCTTAAGGAAGAACTTGTTGGAGATTGTATCAAAGAAGCTATCGTAGAGACTCTAGCATGTCCTCCTGGCATCTTATGTCGTACGCATCAAGAAATAGAAGAATCTGATTCGGTGCCCTTACCCATGTTTCGTATGTTGGAAACAAGCGATGTGCAAGAAGAAGAGAGTGTAGAGTTTGATCAAAATCTTTTTGCATATAGTTCAGAAGATGTTTCCTTAGAGAAACAAGAATATACATCTAGAGGACCTAAGTCCCAAATGGATTGGATATATTCTAGCGACGTTCGTTTTTTAACTTCTTTAGGTCGTGTGGTCCTGGCTGAGGATCTTGAGGGTGTGCACATTATTTTTACAGCTGCAGCGCGAAAGCACCTGTTTTTTCTGTCTTTGATGCAAGAGAATTCTCGCATGTATCAATCACAAGCATTACTGATTCCTCTACGCCTTCAGGTGACTCCTGAGGAGGCTTTTTTCTTCTCTCATCACGGAAGAACGTTATGCGACTTAGGAATAGAAATATCACAGGTAGGACCTTGTGTTTTCTCTATTGAAAGTACCCCCACTGTCATTGGTGAAGAAGAGCTAAAAGAATGGTTATTGCTATTGGCAGCAAGGGGCTCTACTGATATAAACTCAGAGGCTTTAACAGCATTGATGAAAGAAACTTTGACGCAGGCAACGTTTTCTAAACATCAGCATGTTTTTGATGTTTCCTGGCTCAAATTGCTTTGGAGTGTAGGGAAACCTGAAAAAGGATTTGACGGTGCACGAATTCGTCGGTTAATTTTAGACTCTGATTTTATGGAAGGATAATCATATGTCACACGATCGTATTTTACGTGCTCAAAGAGCCCTCTCAGAACATAATCTTGATGCTATTCTTGTGGAAAAAAGCGAAGATCTTGCTTATTTCCTGCATGATGAAGCGATTGCAGGGATCTTATTGATAGGGCAGCAAGAAGTGATGTTCTTTGTCTACAGAATGGATAAGGACCTCTATTCTCATATCCAACGTGTGCCTTTGACTTTTCTCACTCAGGATGTTGTTGCAGACTTATCGCTCTACGTACAAAAACAGAGGTATCAGAAAATAGGATTTGATAGTGCCTCAACAGTGTATCACAAGTTTGCACAGAGGCAAGTACTTCCCTGTCTTTGGGAGCCTTTAGAGTGCTTCACAGAGAAAATTCGTAGTATAAAATCTGAAGAAGAAATTAGACGCATGCAAGAAGCTGCAGCTTTGGGATCCGCAGGATATGATTACGTATTGACGTTACTTCGAGAGGGAATCACAGAGAAAGAGGTCGTGAGACAGCTGCGAGCTTTCTGGGCTGAGGCAGGAGCCGAAGGACCTTCTTTTCCTCCCATTATTGCTTTTGGAGAGCATTCAGCGTTTCCACACTCGATCCCTACAGACCGTCCTTTAAAGAAAGGAGATATTGTTCTTATTGATATTGGAGTTCTTCTGAACGGGTATTGTTCTGATATGACCCGGATGACGGCATTGGGAACTCCGCATCCTAAGCTTTTGGAAAGCTATCCTGTGGTTGTGGAAGCTCAAAAGCGCGCCATGGCTCTTTGCAAAGAAGGAGTGCTTTGGGGAGACATTGATGCAGAAGCTGTGCGTGTACTGCGAGAGCATCACCTGGATACTTATTTTATCCATGGAATAGGACACGGGGTGGGGAGACATATTCATGAGTACCCTTGTTCTCCGCGGGGAAGTCAGGTGAAACTGGAATCTGGCATGACCATTACTGTGGAGCCAGGGGTCTATTTTCCTGGGATTGGTGGGATTCGCATCGAGGACACCCTATGTATAGATAAAAATAAAAATTTTAGTTTGACTGCACGTCCTGTAATCTCAGAGTTAGTTTGTTTATAAATTAAATTGGATTTAGTTTTTAAATTTAAATTGAATTTAATTTGTTTTTATAAATTGATTTTTTTTGTTTTTTAAGTTATCTTATAACTTTATTTTTAACCTGCCCCTCACTATGTACCAGCTTCTTTCGATAGGTTATAGTTTTGTGAGTTTCATCGCTCTGCTTTGGATGCTGTGTTATTCACCGAACTATGTAACAGATTTATATAGGATTTCTTTGAGTGCCGAGGAAAGCTTAGGGGGGATTCGAGCGTTTCCTCAGGCAGAGAGCCTCCTGGGCGGAGCCTGTGCTTTAAATTTTCCAGATCTAGAAGAGAGATTGCCTGATTTAAGGAAAGAGCTGCTTTTTCTGGGCAGTAACGATAGACCAGACGCTTGTGGTGGGAAGTTTTCGCTACAACTAGCCTCTTCAAAAGAGTGCTACATCGCGGCTCTTAAGGAGAGAGTCTATTTGAACGTCACCAACTCTTCTCGAGGCCCTGTGTATTCATTCAGCCCTAAAGGGGTACCCACAGAGTTGTGGATTGAGTGCTTTTCTGTGAGCGTGGATGGTAGAGTAGAAGTTAAGGTGCGCCTCCAAGGTTTACATAAGGAGTTAATTTCGAAGCCGCGAGATTGTGAAACCTTATTTTTAAACCCTCCAGCTAATAAACTAGATTGCTGGGAGATTGCGGGATTTAGAGTAGATGCAAGCTTTCCTGTAAAACAAAAGATACGTCGTATCGGTGTGGATAAGTTTCTCTTGATGCATGGGGGAGCTGAGTACGCGGATAAGGCGACAAAAGAACGTGTCGATTTTGTTTCCTCTGATGAGGAGAATTATAGTCGGTACCTTGCTGTTGGAGATGTTCTCCTTTGGGATGGCAACTGCTGGCAGACCTGCGGAGAGTTTCAAGGAGCGAGCTCGCGAGCGCCTCTTTTTGAGGTGAAGAGGATCGACGATAAGGTCATGATTGCGGATCTATGGAATGTCGGGGGTACGCAACGTCAGACGATAAGTCTTGTGAAAGGGGTGCCTTCTCCTATCGAAATTAACGAAGTGATACGTGAAATCGAGTTCACTGGGATGCGCTCATGGTCAAAGCCTATCGTTTTGGTAGGGGGACAAAGGCTGATTCTTTCTCCCGACGATTGGATACTAAGAACTGCTAAGGGTTGGGAGAAACTTTCAAGGGCAGACCAGATTCAAGATTACGTTACAGGAAAGGTAACAGGACCTCTTTTGGTCTTTGAAAAGTTAGAAAAGGATCTTCGAGGGTTTGTCTTGCGAGGGCATATGTTTAATGCACAGCGAACTCTCGTAGAGACAATCAGTTTACCGTTAAAACAAGGATTTGAGCCTGCTGTGGCTTCTCAAGAAGTGTCTTCAAACACACGTAGCGCAGCAGCACATCCAGGGGCGACCAATCGTGGGGGATCATAGATGGTTTTTTTCCGTAATTCTTTACTGCATTTAGTTGCCCTATCCGGAATGCTCTGTTGTTCTTCTGGAGTGGCTTTAACGATAGCCGAGAAGATGGCTTCTTTAGAGCACTCGGGGAGAGGAGCAGACGATTATGAGGGGATGGCTTCGTTTAATGCCAATATGAGGGAGTATAGCCTTCAGCTGAGCAAGTTGTATGAGGAAGCACGAAAGCTACGCGCTTCTGGAACTGAGGATGAAGCTCTGTGGAAGGACTTAATTCGACGGATTGGTGAGGTGCGAGGCTATCTTCGAGAGATCGAGGAGCTTTGGGCTGCAGAAATTCGTGAGAAAGGGGGCAATCTCGAGGACTACGCCCTCTGGAATCACCCAGAGACTACGATTTACAATCTTGTTACCGATTACGGAACCGAAGACTCTATTTATTTGATTCCTCAAGAAATCGGAGCGATTAAAATCGCAACCTTATCGAAATTTGTAGTTCCTAAAGAGTCTTTCGAAGACTGTCTCACTCAGATCCTATCTCGCTTAGGTATTGGCGTGCGTCAGGTCAATTCTTGGATTAAGGAACTTTATATGATGCGTAAGGAGGGCTGCAGTGTTGCTGGAGTTTTTTCCTCCAGAAAAGATTTAGAGGCGCTCCCAGAAACAGCCTATATTGGTTTTGTATTGAATTCGAACGTAGATGCGCATACCAATCAACATGTCTTAAAAAAGTTCATTAACCCTGAAACAACGCATGTAGATGTGATTGCAGGACGTGTGTGGATTTTTGGTTCTGCGGGGGAAGTCGGCGAGCTTCTGAAGATTTATAATTTTGTGCAGTCGGAGAGCATACGTCAAGAGTATCGGGTGATTCCCTTAACTAAGATCGATCCAGGGGAGATGATTTCCATTCTCAACGCAGCATTTCGTGAGGATCTGACTAAAGATGTTAGTGAAGAATCTTTAGGCCTTCGTGTAGTTCCTTTACAGTATCAAGGGCGTTCGTTGTTTTTAAGTGGAACCGCGGCGTTAGTGCAGCAAGCGCTGACTCTCATTCGAGAGCTTGAAGAAGGGATTGAGAACCCTACGGATAAAACAGTATTTTGGTATAACGTCAAGCACTCCGATCCCCAAGAGTTGGCGGCATTGCTTTCCCAAGTCCATGATGTCTTCTCTGGCGAGAATAAGGCGAGTGTCGGAGCTGCAGATGGATGTGGGTCGCAATTAAATGCCTCGATCCAAATTGATACTACAGTAAGTTCTTCTGCGAAAGATGGCTCAGTGAAGTACGGAAACTTCATCGCGGATTCTAAGACAGGAACTCTGATTATGGTGGTTGAGAAAGAAGTTCTTCCACGTATTCAGATGCTACTTAAGAAACTAGATGTCCCTAAAAAGATGGTCCGTATCGAGGTGCTGTTATTTGAAAGAAAATTGGCACATGAGCAGAAATCTGGGTTAAATCTTCTACGTCTTGGTGAGGAAGTTTGTAAAAAAGGGTGCAGTCCTTCTGTGTCTTGGGCCGGGGGTACTGGCATACTAGAATTTTTATTTAAAGGAAGTACGGGATCTTCGATAGTTCCTGGTTATGATCTCGCCTATCAATTTTTAATGGCTCAAGAGGACGTTCGGATTAATGCGAGTCCTTCTGTAGTTACTATGAACCAAACCCCAGCACGGATTGCTGTTGTTGATGAAATGTCAATAGCGGTGTCTTCAGATAAAGATAAAGCGCAATACAATCGTGCGCAGTACGGTATCATGATAAAAATGCTCCCCGTAATTAATGTGGGAGAGGAAGACGGAAAAAGTTACATTACTTTAGAGACAGACATCACCTTTGATACTACGGGAAAAAATCATGATGATCGTCCTGATGTTACAAGGCGTAATATTACTAATAAGGTGCGCATTGCTGACGGAGAGACTGTGATTATTGGAGGTTTGCGTTGCAAACAGATGTCAGATTCTCATGATGGCATTCCTTTCCTTGGAGACATTCCTGGTATAGGGAAGTTATTTGGAATGAGTTCCACATCAGACAGTCTCACGGAGATGTTTGTATTTATCACTCCGAAGATCCTAGAAAATCCTGTAGAGCAACAAGAACGTAAAGAAGAAGCTTTACTCTCTTCGCGCCCTGGAGAGAGAGAAGAATACTATCAGGCTTTAGCAGCTAGTGAGGCTGCAGCACGAGCAGCTCATAAAAAATTAGAGATGTTCCCGGCATCAGGAGTATCTTTATCTCAGGTAGAGAGGCAAGAATACGATGGCTGCTAGTATTTTATCTCAGGAGCTTTTGGATATCCTTCCTTATACTTTTTTAAAGAAACACTGTCTTCTCCCTATTGAAGAGAGTAGTGAGGCTATTACTATAGCCCATGCTACCGCGACTTCAGTCATTGCTCAAGATGAAGTCAAATTGTTAATAAAAAAGCCTGTGCGTTTCGTTCTAAAAGAGGAATCGGAGATTCTGCAGCGCTTACAGCAGCTCTACAGCAATCGGGAAGGTAATGTTTCCGATATGTTGTTAACAATGAAAGAGGAAGATGGCACTACGATTTCGGAAGAAGAAGATCTTCTGGAGACTACGGATACGATCCCAGTCGTACGCTTGTTGAACTGGATTCTGAAAGAAGCGATTGAAGAGCGCGCTTCGGACATTCATTTTGAGCCTTGTGAGGATTCTATGAGAATCCGCTACCGCATTGATGGTGTGCTTCACGATCGTCATTCCCCACCTTCCCACCTGCGTTCGGCATTAACCACTCGGCTTAAAGTCCTCGCAAAGATGGATATTGCGGAGCACCGTCTTCCTCAAGACGGGCGTATTAAGATCCATATTGGTGGTCAGGAAGTGGACATGCGTGTCAGCACGGTTCCCGTGATTTATGGCGAGCGTGTTGTTCTTCGTATTTTAGATAAGCGCAATGTCATTTTGGATATCGCGGGCTTGCATATGCCTAAGGGTACCGAAATACTCTTTAAAGATACCATAACAGCTCCTGAAGGGATCCTTCTGGTTACAGGACCTACAGGCAGTGGGAAAACTACGACCCTCTACAGTGTATTACAAGAGCTTAAGGGACCTTTAACAAATATCATGACGATCGAAGATCCTCCAGAGTATAAACTGCCTGGAATTGCTCAGATTGCTGTGAAGCCTAAAATTGGGCTGACTTTCGCACGAGGGTTACGGCATTTACTGCGTCAAGATCCCGATATCCTTATGGTCGGAGAAATCCGAGATCAGGAAACTGCAGAAATCGCAATACAAGCAGCATTGACTGGGCATTTGGTAGTGAGCACGCTCCATACGAATGACGCTATTTCTGCGATTCCCCGTCTTCTGGATATGGGGATAGAATCCTATTTGTTATCGGCAACGCTCGTTGGCGTGGTTGCCCAGAGGCTGGTGCGAACCATTTGTCCCTATTGTAAGGTCGCTTATACTCCTGAGAATCAGGAAAAATCTTTTCTAGCTTCTCTAGGGAAAGATACAGAAATGCCTTTATATCGGGGGCAAGGGTGCGTGCATTGTTTCCGTTCCGGATATAAAGGAAGACAGGGAATTTACGAATTTTTACGCCCGAATACACTATTTCGTTCAGAAGTAGCCTCAAACCGCCCCTATCATATTTTACGAGAAACTGCAGAACAAAACGGATTCTTACCGATCTTAGAGCACGGCATCGCTCTTGCTGTATCTGGTGAGACTACCTTAGCAGAAGTCTTAAGAGTTACCAAGCGCTGTGATTAGGGAGGGCGGATGCCTCGATATCGGTATACATATTTAGATCCCAAAGAGCGAAGGAAACGAGGATATTTGGAAGCCCTTCATATACAAGAAGCTAGAGAAAAGCTCGCCCAGGAAAATATCCAAGTTTTGGATATTCGTGAGGTCGCCTTACGAAGAATGAGCATTAAAAGTACCGAGCTCATCGTGTTTACAAAACAGCTCCTCCTCCTCCTACGCTCTGGACTGCCGCTATATGAAAGCTTGGTATCTCTCCGAGATCAGTATCATGAGCAGAAAATGGGACTTTTGCTCACATCGTTTATGGAAACTCTAAGATCGGGTGGGTCTTTATCTCAAGCTATGGCAGCACATCCGAATATCTTTGATCACTTTTATTGTAGTGGTGTCGCTGCTGGAGAAAGTGTGGGGAATCTCGAAGGGTGTCTGCAAAATATTATTGTTGTTCTGGAAGAGCGTGCGCAGATTACCAAGAAGATGGTCGGCGCATTAAGTTATCCTTGTGTGTTGTTAGTATTTTCTTTTGCCGTGATGCTTTTCTTTTTGTTAGGAGTGATCCCTTCATTAAAAGAGACCTTTGAAAATATGGAAGTCAAAGGACTAACAAAAATTGTTTTTGGAGTTAGCGACTGTCTCTCCGCATACCGGTATCTATTTTTAGGATTTGCGAGTGCTTTGATTACCGTTGGAATTTTGATGCGCCATCGCATTCCCTGGAAAAAGATCCTAGAGAAGCTCTTATTTGCTTTGCCAGGAACCAAGAAGTTTGTTGTTAAGGTAGCGGTGAATCGGTTTTGTTCCGTGGCATCGGCAATCTTGAAGGGAGGGGGGACCCTAATCGAAGGTCTCGACTTGGGGTGTGACGCAATTCCCTATGACAGACTGAAGACCGATATGAGAGATATTGTTCAGGCTGTAATCGGTGGGGGATCTTTAAGTCAGGAGCTTGCTCAGCGCTCTTGGGTTCCCAAGCTCGCTATAGGGATGATTGCTTTGGGAGAAGAGTCGGGGGATCTTGCCGACGTTTTAGGATATGTAGCCCACATTTATAATGAGGATACACAAAAAACGTTGGCTTCGATAACGTCGTGGTGTCAACCCGTGATTCTGATTTTTCTTGGTGGCCTGATCGGTGTGATCATGTTGGCAATATTGATCCCACTCACAAGCAATATCCAAACATTATAAAGTGTGTACTCAGAGGAGTCGGTATGAAAAGACAAAAGAGAAAGCAGTCCATCACATTGATTGAGATGATGGTTGTAATCACCCTCATAGGGATTATTGGTGGTGCTTTAGCATTCAATATGCGAGGCAGTATCCATAAAGGTAAGGTATTTCAATCTGAGCAAAATTGTGCGAAAGTATACGACATCTTGATGATGGAGTATGCCACGGGGGGATCTTCGTTAAAGGAAATCATTGCTCATAAGGAGACAGTTGTCGAAGAGGCTTCTTGGTGTAAAGAGGGTAGGAAATTACTTAAAGACGCTTGGGGAGAAGATCTGATTGTGCAACTTAATGATAAGGGTGATGATTTAGTCATCTTCTCTAAGCGTGTACAAAGTTCAAATAAGAAGTAACTCTTGAGTAACATCATGGGGTCTCGACGTAAACTTAAACGTAGCTTTTTA encodes:
- the copD gene encoding type III secretion system translocon subunit CopD — translated: MTSGVSGSSSQDPTLAAQLAQSSQKAGNAQSGHDTKNVTKQGAQAEVAAGGFEDLIQDASAQSTGKKEATSSTTKSSKGEKSEKSGKSKSSTSVASASETATAQAVQGPKGLRQNNYDSPSLPTPEAQTINGIVLKKGMGTLALLGLVMTLMANAAGESWKASFQSQNQAIRSQVESAPAIGEAIKRQANHQASATEAQAKQSLISGIVNIVGFTVSVGAGIFSAAKGATSALKSASFAKETGASAAGGAASKALTSASSSVQQTMASTAKAATTAASSAGSAATKAAANLTDDMAAAASKMASDGASKASGGLFGEVLNKPNWSEKVSRGMNVVKTQGARVASFAGNALSSSMQMSQLMHGLTAAVEGLSAGQTGIEVAHHQRLAGQAEAQAEVLKQMSSVYGQQAGQAGQLQEQAMQSFNTALQTLQNIADSQTQTTSAIFN
- the copB gene encoding type III secretion system translocon subunit CopB, encoding MSISSSSGPDNQKNIMSQVLTSTPQGVPQQDKLSGNETKQIQQTRQGKNTEMESDATIAGASGKDKTSSTTKTETAPQQGVAAGKESSESQKAGADTGVSGAAATTASNTATKIAMQTSIEEASKSMESTLESLQSLSAAQMKEVEAVVVAALSGKSSGSAKLETPELPKPGVTPRSEVIEIGLALAKAIQTLGEATKSALSNYASTQAQADQTNKLGLEKQAIKIDKEREEYQEMKAAEQKSKDLEGTMDTVNTVMIAVSVAITVISIVAAIFTCGAGLAGLAAGAAVGAAAAGGAAGAAAATTVATQITVQAVVQAVKQAVITAVRQAITAAIKAAVKSGIKAFIKTLVKAIAKAISKGISKVFAKGTQMIAKNFPKLSKVISSLTSKWVTVGVGVVVAAPALGKGIMQMQLSEMQQNVAQFQKEVGKLQAAADMISMFTQFWQQASKIASKQTGESNEMTQKATKLGAQILKAYAAISGAIAGAA
- a CDS encoding SycD/LcrH family type III secretion system chaperone; protein product: MSKPSPRNANQPQKPSASFNKKTRSRLAELAAQKKAKADDLEQVHPVPTEEEIKKALGNIFEGLSNGLDLQQILGLSDYLLEEIYTVAYTFYSQGKYNEAVGLFQLLAAAQPQNYKYMLGLSSCYHQLHLYNEAAFGFFLAFDAQPDNPIPPYYIADSLLKLQQPEESNNFLDVTMDICGNNPEFKILKERCQIMKQSIEKQMAGETKKAPTKKPAGKSKTTTNKKSGKKR
- the mutL gene encoding DNA mismatch repair endonuclease MutL, whose amino-acid sequence is MSTRRPIQLLDPLTINQIAAGEVIENSVSVVKELIENSLDAGADEIEIETLGGGQGAIIIRDNGCGFRAEDIPIALQRHATSKIREFSDIFSLNSFGFRGEALPSIASISKMEIQSSIEGDEGVRTVIHGGDIVSCEPCARQLGTTVIVNSLFYNVPVRRGFQKSMQSDRLGIRKLIENRILSTANIGWSWISEGHHEIQIAKQQGFQERVAYVMGDHFMQDALTIDKEANGVRIVGVLGSPSFHRPTRQGQKIFINDRPIESLFISKKVGDAYALLLPLHRYPVFVLKLYLPSSWCDFNVHPQKIEARILKEELVGDCIKEAIVETLACPPGILCRTHQEIEESDSVPLPMFRMLETSDVQEEESVEFDQNLFAYSSEDVSLEKQEYTSRGPKSQMDWIYSSDVRFLTSLGRVVLAEDLEGVHIIFTAAARKHLFFLSLMQENSRMYQSQALLIPLRLQVTPEEAFFFSHHGRTLCDLGIEISQVGPCVFSIESTPTVIGEEELKEWLLLLAARGSTDINSEALTALMKETLTQATFSKHQHVFDVSWLKLLWSVGKPEKGFDGARIRRLILDSDFMEG
- a CDS encoding M24 family metallopeptidase, translating into MSHDRILRAQRALSEHNLDAILVEKSEDLAYFLHDEAIAGILLIGQQEVMFFVYRMDKDLYSHIQRVPLTFLTQDVVADLSLYVQKQRYQKIGFDSASTVYHKFAQRQVLPCLWEPLECFTEKIRSIKSEEEIRRMQEAAALGSAGYDYVLTLLREGITEKEVVRQLRAFWAEAGAEGPSFPPIIAFGEHSAFPHSIPTDRPLKKGDIVLIDIGVLLNGYCSDMTRMTALGTPHPKLLESYPVVVEAQKRAMALCKEGVLWGDIDAEAVRVLREHHLDTYFIHGIGHGVGRHIHEYPCSPRGSQVKLESGMTITVEPGVYFPGIGGIRIEDTLCIDKNKNFSLTARPVISELVCL